GCAACCGGTTCATCCGCGACAGCGCCGGACTGCGCAACGAGGCGCTGCTCACCCAGCACAGCTTCTTCCAGGCGGCCGTCGGGGGGCGGGCCGTAGACCTGACCCAGCCGCCATGGGCGCAGGCGCAGGCGGACTGGACCCGCGGCACGGACTACCGCCAGACCCAGGCCGTCGCGGCGGCGGCCCAGGACAGGGGCGTGCAATGGCTGCGCTATGCCTCGGTGCGCGCGCCCGGCGCGGCCTGCGCCGTGGTGTTCGACCCGGCCAGCCTGCGGGAGCCCCCGGGCGGGCTGGACGCCACCCTGCAGACCTGGTTCTGCAAGGCGACGCGCGAGTGCGTGATGTTCACGCGCAGGCAGCAAAGCTACCTCTGGGATTTCTGAGGCAAGCCTCTTACCGCAGGCGCTCCAGCAGGCCGTCGGGCGTCTCGCTGCGCAGGCCCAGCGCGTCGATCAGGTCGTTCTCCGCGCGCAGGTCGCGGCCGGTGATCAGGCTGGAGGCCTCGATCATGGTCTCGGTGCACGGCATGGGCATGCCGGCGATGCGCGCGAGCACGCTGGAGAACGCCAGGCCATAGGGCACGTCCTCGCCCAGGAAGCGCGTGCCCACGTCGGTCGGGCCCGGGGGGCCGCCGCGGCTGGCGTGCAGTTCCGCCGCGATGTCGGCCAGTTGCTCGGAGCGGGTGTTGAAGGACTTGGCGAAATGCTCCTCGATGGAGCGCACGTGCAGGCCGAAGGCACGCGCCAGCGCGCGGCGCTCGGCATCCAGCCGCACGATCACGGACGCCACGTGCGGCGTCATGTAGTGGTACTGGGGCCAGTTCTCCGCGCGCTCGATGCGCGTCCAGTTGAACACGGCCAGCGGCGCATGCGCCACGGGGTTGATGTTCGTGAGCGCGCTGGCCAGCGCGTTCGCGTCTTCGTCGAACACGTCGCCGAACAGCGCCTGGCACAGCGCCTTGGCCCGCGGCAGGGCCGACTGCGGCAGCGCGGAGATGCCCAGGCGCGTGCGGCGCGTCATGACCTTGACCTCGTTGGACGCGGCGCGGCGCGCCGTCAGCGTGGTCGTGCCCATGCTGACCACGGTGATGTCCACGCCCCGGCTCCTGGCCAGCTCGTATGCGTACAGCGCGGACAGCGAGCTCATGGAGCTCACCACCACCGTCTGGCCAGTCCTCAGGTGCGGCGCCAGGGCGTCGAAGACCGCCTTGTGGCCGTTCACGGGGACGGCGATCACCAGCACGTCGGCATGCCGCGACAGCTCGGCGGCCGATGCCGCGACCTGCACCTCGAAGCTGCCGCCGAGCACGCCCGTGGCATGCAGCTCGCAGCGCGCCGGGCCCGCGAGCCCCGTGCCGCGCGGCGACCACAGCGAGACCCCGAACCCCGCCTGCCGCAGCCAGGCCGCGTTCGCCAGGCCGATGCCGCCGACCCCGGCGACGCCCACGTGGATGTCCTGGCGCGTCATTCCTGGATCCCTCCCTGCTTGATCACCTCGCTCCAGCGCTGCGTGTCCGCCTTGATCATGCGGTCGAGCTCGGGCGCGCCGGCGCAGGTGGACAGGGCGCCCAGCTTCTCGAACTGCTCGTGGATCGCGGGCGAGCGGCAGACGGCGAGCACCTCGGACTCCAGCCGCCTGAGCATGGCCGGCGGCGTCTTCGCGGGCGCTAGCAGGCCGGCCCACACCGGCACCTCCATGCCGCCCAGGCCCGTGGCCTCCGTGACGGTGGGGGCGCCCTGCAGGCTGGGGATGCGCCGGCCGGTGAACGTGCCCAGCACGCGCATCTTCCTGCCGGTGACCATGGCCTCGGCCGACGCCACGCTGGTCACGATGAAGTCCACCTGCCCGCCCAGGGTGTCGTTGATCGCCGGACCGGCGCCGCGGTACGGCACGTGCAGCATCTTCACGCCGGCGCGCTGCGCCAGGTATTCGCCCGTCAGGTGGGTGATGGTGCCGTTGCCCGTGGACGCGAAGCTGACCTTGCCCTGGTTCTTCCTGGCGGCGTCGATCAGGTCGGCCAGGGTCTTGAACGGGCTGTCCATGCGCACCGCCACGGTCATGGGCGTGTCCACCAGCATGGCGATCGGAGCGAAATCCCTGGCCGGGTCGTAGGTCAGTTTGCCGCCCAGCAGGCTGGGTGCGATGGAGATCGCGCCGCCGCTGGCCAGGAACAGCGTGGTTCCGTCGGGCGCCGCCTTGGCCACGGATTCGGCCGCGATCACGCCGCCCGCGCCCGGCTTGTTGTCGACGATGACAGGCAGGCCGATGCGCTCGGCGAGCTTGGTGCCGATGGCGCGGCCGATGATGTCCTGCGCGCCGCCCGGCGTGAACGGCACGACGATGTGGATCGGCTTGGCGGGCAGGTCCGGGGCCTGCGCATGCGCCGCCGGAATGGCGCCGGCCGCCATGACGGACAGGGTGGCGAATACGGATGCGATGGTTTTCCTCATGGTCATCACGGTCTGGAAAGCGAGGGCGCCATTCTGCGCCACGGCGGCCCGTCCCTGCTTTTCCCTCCAAGCGTCACGCGCCGGGGCGGCCGGCCGCAAAGCGCACGCTGAAACGCGCGCCCGGCATGCTGCTGCCCGGGCGCACGTCCTCCAGCACCACCTCGGCGCCGTGCTGGCGCGCGATCTCGCGCACGATGGGCAGGCCCAGGCCCGAGCCGTCGGCGTCCGTGCCCAGCGCGCGGTAAAAGGGCTGGAAGACCAGCTCGCGCTCGGCCTCGGGCACGCCGGGGCCCGAGTCCTCGACCTGCAGCAGCACCACGCGACCGAAGGTGTCGGGCAGCACGCGCGCCGTGACCATGCCGGGATGGTCGCTGGTGGAGGGCGTGTAGTTGATGGCGTTGTCCACCAGGTTGCGCACCAGCTCCTTGAGCAGCGTGGGGTTGCCGTCCATCCACACGCCGGGCACACCGGGGTCGACGCCGTCGTAACCCAGGTCAATGCACTTGTCCATGGCGCGCGGCACGCTGCCCTCCACCACCTCGATCACGAGGCGCGCCAGGTCCACCGGCTGGCGCTGCACCACGGCGCTGCCGCCTTCGGCGCGCGCCAGCGCCAGCAACTGGTTGACGGTGTGCGTGGCGCGGATGGACGAGCGCCCGATCTGCTTGAGCGACTGTTTGAGCTCCTCGGTGCTCGTGCCCTCGCGCTGCGCGAGGTCGGCCTGCATGCGCAGGCCGGCCAGCGGTGTCTTGAGCTGGTGCGCCGCGTCGGCCAGGAAGCGCTTCTGCGTGGCCATGGACTCGGACAGGCGGCGCAGCAGGTCGTTGACCGAATCGACGAGCGGCGCCACCTCCATGGGCACGGCCTTGTGGTCCAGCGGCGAGAGGTCGTCGGGCTTGCGCGCGCGGATGCGCTCCTCCAGCTGGTGCAGCGGCTTGATGCCGCGCGCCAGTGCCAGCCACACCAGCAGCACGGCCAGCGGCAGGATGACGAACTGCGGCAGCATCACGCCCTTGATGATCTCGGTGGCCAGCACGCTGCGCTTGGAGCGCGTCTCGGCCACCTGCACCAGGGCGGCCGGGGCGTCGGGCAGGGGCACGCGCACCCAGATGTAGGCCACGCGGATGTCGATGCCGCGCATCTCGGCGTCGCGCAGCCGCACCTCGCCGGAGATCACGCGCTCCTCGGGCGGCGGCAGCGGCAGGCTGCGCTCGCCCGAGAGGTATTCCCCCGTGGGCGAGAGCACCTGGTAGTAGACGATGTCGGACTCGTCGGCGCGCAGGATCTCGCTGGCCGGCTGGGGCAGGTTGAACAGCACGCGCCCGTCCTGCACGGTGACGAGCTGGGCCAGCGCATGGGCGTTGTATTCGAGCGCGCGGTCGAACGGCTTGTTCGCCAGACCCTGGGCCACGAGCCAGGTGAGCGCCAGGCTCACGGGCCACAGCAGCAGCAGCGGCGTGAGCATCCAGTCCAGGATTTCGCCGAAGAGGGAGCGCTGCTCGCGCTGGAAGATTTTCACGGTTTCGGTCTTTTTGGCCGCAAGTGCCCTACTGGCAAACGCTTGCAGCTATCAAAATGGAAGCATTAACCGGGAATCTTTTCGAGGCAGTAGCCCAGGCCGCGCACGGTGGCGATGCGTATCGGGCCACGCTCTATCTTCTTGCGCAGGCGGTGGATGTAGACCTCGATGGCGTTGTTGCTCACCTCCTCGCCCCATTCGCACAGGCGCTCGACGAGCTGCTCCTTGCTCACCAGGCGGCCGGCGCGCTGCAGCAGCACCTCCAGCAGGCCCAGCTCGCGCGCGGACAGCTCCACCATCTTGCCGTCTATGGTGGCCACGCGGCCGGCCTGGTCGTACACCAGCGGGCCGTGCTTGATGGTGGCGCTGGTGCCGCCCATGCCGCGGCGCGTGAGCGCGCGCACGCGCGCCTCCAGCTCGGACAGGGCGAAGGGCTTGGCCATGTAGTCGTCGGCCCCCAGGTCCAGGCCCTTGACGCGCTCCTCGATGCCGTCGGCCGCGGTGAGGATGAGCACCGGCAGGGCCGAGCCGCGCCCGCGCAGGCGCTTGAGGACCTCCAGCCCGTGCAGCCGGGGCAGACCCAGGTCCAGGATCAGCAGGTCGAACTCGTTGTTGGTGAGCAGCGCGGCATCGGCCTCGCTGCCGCTGGCCACATGGTCCACGACGGCGCCGGAGCCGCGCAGCGTGCGCAGCAGGCCGTCGGCCAGCACCTGGTCGTCTTCGGCGATGAGGATGCGCATGGTGGGGTGTCTCCTGGAGTCCTTTGAACACGCTCTTGCGCCCGCGATGCGGCCGCGGGCGCTGACTTGGATTCTAGGAGTTCTGCGCCTTCCCGCTCGCCCCGGGGGCGGGCGGGAAGCAGGCCGGTCAGGCCATTTCGGGCTCGCTGACCTGCTTGACGCCCATGGCCTTGAGCGCTTCGGCCACTGCGGCCACGGCGCCGGGGATGCCGGCCTCGCCGAAGTGGCCTATGCAGCCCACGCGGAAGGTCTCCAGCTGCGTGAGCTTGCCGGGGTAGAGGATGTAGCCGCGCTTCTTGACCTCCTGGTAGAAGGCCTTGAACTCGTACGCGGGGTCCACCGGCGCATGGAAGGTGACGATGATGGGCGCCTGCAGCCCTTCATCCAGGTAGCTGCGCAAGCCCAGGGCGCGCATGCCCTCGATCAGCGCCTTGCAGTTGCGCGCGTAGCGCCCGCCGCGCGCGGGCAGGCCCCCTTCCTCGATGTACTGCGTCATGGCCTCGTCGAGCGCCGCGACGATGTGGGTCGGCGGCGTGAAGCGCCACTGCGTGGTCTTCTGCATGTAGACCCACTGGTCGTACAGGTCCAGCGCCAGCGAGTGGGCGTTGCCCTCACATTGCTCCAGCACGCTGCGGCGCGCAATGACGAAGCCCATGCCCGGGGGGCCTTCGAGGCATTTGCCCGAGGCGGCGATCACGGCATCGAACGGCGTCTTGCGCGCATCGATCTCGATGGCGCCGAACGAGCTCATGGCGTCCACGATCAGCCCCCGGCCGTGCCGGGCCACGACCTGCGCCACCTCGTGCAGCGGGTTGAGCACGCCGGCGCCCGTCTCGCAGTGCACCAGGGCCACGTGGGTGATGGAGGGGTCGGCGGCCAGCGCGCGGTCCACGTCGGCGGGGCTGACCTGCTGCGCCTCGCTGTAGTCGATGGTAGTGAGCCTGCGCCCCAGCACCTTGCAGATGCGCGCCAGGCGCGCGCAGTAGGCGCCGTTGTTGGGCACCAGCACGTGGCCCGTGCGCGGCACCAGGGTGACTATGGCCGCCTCCACCGAAAAGGTGCCGCTGCCCTGCATGGGAACGCATTCGTGCGTGCCCTGGCCGTGCACGATGTCGAGCACGCGCTGGCGGATGCGGCCGGTGATCTGGTTGAAGTCCGCGTCCCACGAACCCCAGTCGCGCAGCATGGCGCGCCGCGTGCGCTCGGAGGTGGTCAGTGGCCCGGGGGTCAGCAGGATGGGGGTGATGGCTTGGCTCATGGAGATCTCCAGTGGGGACGGGAAAGCGGGTGGGTCAGCCCCGGCGCAGGTGGCGCCAGGCCTGGGTGCGCGCCAGCAGCACGCGCGTGGCCAGCGAATACAGGACGGACACGACCACGGACGTGACCACGATCAGGCTGGCCAGCGCCGCCGCCGGGCCCACGTCGCCGGCCT
This region of Alicycliphilus denitrificans K601 genomic DNA includes:
- a CDS encoding 2-aminoethylphosphonate--pyruvate transaminase, with translation MSQAITPILLTPGPLTTSERTRRAMLRDWGSWDADFNQITGRIRQRVLDIVHGQGTHECVPMQGSGTFSVEAAIVTLVPRTGHVLVPNNGAYCARLARICKVLGRRLTTIDYSEAQQVSPADVDRALAADPSITHVALVHCETGAGVLNPLHEVAQVVARHGRGLIVDAMSSFGAIEIDARKTPFDAVIAASGKCLEGPPGMGFVIARRSVLEQCEGNAHSLALDLYDQWVYMQKTTQWRFTPPTHIVAALDEAMTQYIEEGGLPARGGRYARNCKALIEGMRALGLRSYLDEGLQAPIIVTFHAPVDPAYEFKAFYQEVKKRGYILYPGKLTQLETFRVGCIGHFGEAGIPGAVAAVAEALKAMGVKQVSEPEMA
- a CDS encoding NAD/NADP octopine/nopaline dehydrogenase family protein, producing the protein MTRQDIHVGVAGVGGIGLANAAWLRQAGFGVSLWSPRGTGLAGPARCELHATGVLGGSFEVQVAASAAELSRHADVLVIAVPVNGHKAVFDALAPHLRTGQTVVVSSMSSLSALYAYELARSRGVDITVVSMGTTTLTARRAASNEVKVMTRRTRLGISALPQSALPRAKALCQALFGDVFDEDANALASALTNINPVAHAPLAVFNWTRIERAENWPQYHYMTPHVASVIVRLDAERRALARAFGLHVRSIEEHFAKSFNTRSEQLADIAAELHASRGGPPGPTDVGTRFLGEDVPYGLAFSSVLARIAGMPMPCTETMIEASSLITGRDLRAENDLIDALGLRSETPDGLLERLR
- a CDS encoding RES family NAD+ phosphorylase; this translates as MAWAVSWFDGSVADRSMLAWRGVEAQHVVATMRLADTPREQELLEDLLEASKPGLPPGARGAHYLLATPFRYFPHHPSRFRPAGAKGQWYGAETVHAACAEVAYWRNRFIRDSAGLRNEALLTQHSFFQAAVGGRAVDLTQPPWAQAQADWTRGTDYRQTQAVAAAAQDRGVQWLRYASVRAPGAACAVVFDPASLREPPGGLDATLQTWFCKATRECVMFTRRQQSYLWDF
- a CDS encoding sensor histidine kinase, which codes for MKIFQREQRSLFGEILDWMLTPLLLLWPVSLALTWLVAQGLANKPFDRALEYNAHALAQLVTVQDGRVLFNLPQPASEILRADESDIVYYQVLSPTGEYLSGERSLPLPPPEERVISGEVRLRDAEMRGIDIRVAYIWVRVPLPDAPAALVQVAETRSKRSVLATEIIKGVMLPQFVILPLAVLLVWLALARGIKPLHQLEERIRARKPDDLSPLDHKAVPMEVAPLVDSVNDLLRRLSESMATQKRFLADAAHQLKTPLAGLRMQADLAQREGTSTEELKQSLKQIGRSSIRATHTVNQLLALARAEGGSAVVQRQPVDLARLVIEVVEGSVPRAMDKCIDLGYDGVDPGVPGVWMDGNPTLLKELVRNLVDNAINYTPSTSDHPGMVTARVLPDTFGRVVLLQVEDSGPGVPEAERELVFQPFYRALGTDADGSGLGLPIVREIARQHGAEVVLEDVRPGSSMPGARFSVRFAAGRPGA
- a CDS encoding response regulator, coding for MRILIAEDDQVLADGLLRTLRGSGAVVDHVASGSEADAALLTNNEFDLLILDLGLPRLHGLEVLKRLRGRGSALPVLILTAADGIEERVKGLDLGADDYMAKPFALSELEARVRALTRRGMGGTSATIKHGPLVYDQAGRVATIDGKMVELSARELGLLEVLLQRAGRLVSKEQLVERLCEWGEEVSNNAIEVYIHRLRKKIERGPIRIATVRGLGYCLEKIPG
- a CDS encoding Bug family tripartite tricarboxylate transporter substrate binding protein, whose protein sequence is MTMRKTIASVFATLSVMAAGAIPAAHAQAPDLPAKPIHIVVPFTPGGAQDIIGRAIGTKLAERIGLPVIVDNKPGAGGVIAAESVAKAAPDGTTLFLASGGAISIAPSLLGGKLTYDPARDFAPIAMLVDTPMTVAVRMDSPFKTLADLIDAARKNQGKVSFASTGNGTITHLTGEYLAQRAGVKMLHVPYRGAGPAINDTLGGQVDFIVTSVASAEAMVTGRKMRVLGTFTGRRIPSLQGAPTVTEATGLGGMEVPVWAGLLAPAKTPPAMLRRLESEVLAVCRSPAIHEQFEKLGALSTCAGAPELDRMIKADTQRWSEVIKQGGIQE